One part of the Fibrobacter sp. UWR4 genome encodes these proteins:
- a CDS encoding dihydroorotate oxidase, with protein MAFKCVNHEYYLRSSDRVLAFIRKVFHNNPEFRHDSLKHAARFAPIIPFMSGRPDKRKTLKRVITFPDHSNSLYLGCPIILAAGANKTAKRICDYANMGFGGISVGTATRNYREGNTHRPRIGFLEEDRAIHNSMGLNNEGVEVIASRVDQQLTKAHKVGMCVGVSVAETPGLTDENEKLKDVVESFSIAYKAGDYIEINVSCPNTGESRVDMDLTLTEKIFTEIMNFRNSQTLRKAVYAKISPDLSERHLVNIMDMLVRCGVNGVVVGNTYPTKKMSELPVQTKFEDLTPLRADGDCGGMSGRPLYENMMWNVKYIREHYPQMSVIACGGIDHGFKIYDLIKLGVDAVQCYSVVAFRWMAAHAMRKELEVALAEEGYKTLQEYDDRNPKVTKLQ; from the coding sequence ATGGCTTTTAAATGCGTCAATCACGAATATTATCTGCGCTCTAGTGACCGAGTTTTGGCTTTTATCCGAAAGGTATTTCACAACAATCCGGAATTTAGACATGATTCCCTGAAGCATGCTGCCAGATTCGCACCCATTATTCCTTTCATGAGCGGTCGTCCGGACAAGAGGAAGACTTTGAAGAGGGTCATTACTTTCCCGGATCATAGCAACTCCCTGTATTTGGGTTGCCCCATTATCCTTGCCGCTGGCGCCAACAAGACTGCAAAACGTATCTGCGACTACGCCAATATGGGCTTTGGGGGGATTTCCGTTGGAACCGCTACCCGTAATTATCGCGAAGGTAACACTCATCGTCCGCGAATTGGCTTCCTGGAAGAGGATCGTGCTATCCATAACAGCATGGGCCTGAATAACGAAGGCGTGGAAGTGATTGCAAGCCGTGTGGACCAGCAGCTGACCAAGGCTCACAAGGTGGGCATGTGCGTGGGTGTTTCCGTTGCCGAAACCCCGGGCCTTACGGATGAAAACGAAAAGCTGAAGGATGTGGTGGAAAGCTTCTCCATCGCCTATAAGGCGGGCGACTATATCGAAATCAACGTGAGCTGCCCCAATACGGGCGAATCCCGCGTGGATATGGACTTGACCCTTACGGAAAAGATCTTTACCGAAATTATGAATTTCCGTAATTCCCAGACCTTGCGCAAGGCGGTGTATGCAAAGATCAGTCCGGATCTTTCTGAACGTCACTTGGTGAACATCATGGACATGCTGGTCCGTTGCGGCGTGAACGGCGTTGTTGTGGGCAACACTTATCCGACTAAGAAGATGAGTGAATTACCTGTTCAGACAAAGTTTGAAGACCTGACTCCGCTTCGTGCAGATGGTGACTGCGGTGGTATGTCTGGCCGTCCCCTTTATGAAAACATGATGTGGAACGTGAAGTACATTCGCGAACACTATCCCCAGATGAGTGTCATTGCCTGTGGTGGCATTGACCATGGCTTCAAGATCTATGACTTGATCAAGCTGGGGGTGGATGCCGTGCAGTGCTACTCCGTGGTGGCTTTCCGCTGG